Proteins found in one Sorghum bicolor cultivar BTx623 chromosome 1, Sorghum_bicolor_NCBIv3, whole genome shotgun sequence genomic segment:
- the LOC8079708 gene encoding DIMBOA UDP-glucosyltransferase BX8, which translates to MESNGAAAVHQRHGLRHVLLFPLPYQGHINPMFRLAGVLHSRGFAITVFHTHFNAPDPARHPDYRFVLVPDGISGPSPVTIEDRFARVIWIGDACEAAFRDRLAAVLQEYSRDTVACLVVDTHLLEIFQVATSLSVPTLALRTGSAACFACFLAYPMLCDKGYLPVKDSQLDLTVAELPPYRVRDLMHIGEAGHHLMCQLLARAVAAVNISSGLILNTFDALERRELDRLRRDLAVPVFDIGPLHKLSPDGDSSLLRQDRSCLEWLDAFPPESVLYVSFGSVAWMSPRDLVETAWGIAGSGVPFLWVVRPGMVSGSADDHRLPEGFEAATRERGKVVAWAPQEEVLRHRAVGGFWTHCGWNSTTEGICEGVPMLCRPCFGDQMGDTRYVEHVWRVGFEVGGDLERGSVEAAIRRLMTGEDGAEMRARAGELKKAAVDCTGEDGSSRMAIDKLVTHIMSL; encoded by the exons atggagagcaatggcgccgccgccgtccaccaAAGACATGGTCTCCGCCACGTGCTACTGTTCCCGCTCCCGTACCAGGGCCACATCAACCCCATGTTCCGGCtcgccggcgtccttcacagCCGCGGCTTCGCCATCACCGTCTTCCACACCCACTTCAACGCCCCCGACCCGGCGCGCCACCCGGACTACCGCTTCGTCCTCGTCCCCGACGGCATCTCCGGCCCGTCCCCGGTCACCATCGAGGACAGGTTTGCGCGAGTAATCTGGATCGGCGACGCGTGCGAGGCTGCCTTCCGGGACCGCCTCGCCGCGGTCCTGCAGGAGTACTCCAGGGACACCGTCGCGTGCCTCGTCGTCGACACGCACCTACTGGAGATTTTCCAGGTGGCCACGAGTCTCTCCGTGCCCACGCTCGCGCTGCGCACCGGTAGCGCCGCCTGCTTTGCGTGCTTCCTCGCGTACCCGATGCTCTGCGACAAAGGCTACCTCCCCGTGAAAG ACTCGCAGCTTGACCTGACGGTGGCTGAGCTGCCGCCGTACCGGGTGCGCGACCTGATGCACATCGGTGAGGCCGGCCACCACCTGATGTGCCAACTGCTGGCGCGCGCCGTGGCCGCCGTCAACATCTCCTCGGGCCTCATACTCAACACGTTCGACGCGCTGGAGCGCCGCGAGCTGGATCGCCTCCGGCGGGACCTCGCCGTGCCGGTGTTCGACATCGGACCGCTCCACAAGCTCTCGCCCGACGGCGACAGCAGCCTGCTGCGCCAAGACAGGAGCTGCCTGGAGTGGCTGGACGCGTTTCCGCCGGAGTCGGTGCTCTACGTGAGCTTCGGCAGCGTGGCCTGGATGAGCCCGCGGGACCTGGTGGAGACGGCGTGGGGCATCGCCGGCAGCGGCGTGCCGTTCCTCTGGGTGGTCCGGCCGGGCATGGTCAGCGGGTCCGCGGACGACCACCGTCTCCCCGAAGGGTTCGAGGCCGCGACGCGCGAGCGCGGCAAGGTCGTGGCGTGGGCGCCGCAGGAGGAGGTGCTGCGCCACCGCGCCGTGGGCGGCTTCTGGACGCACTGCGGCTGGAACTCGACGACGGAGGGCATCTGCGAAGGGGTGCCCATGCTGTGCCGCCCCTGCTTCGGCGATCAGATGGGGGACACCAGGTACGTGGAGCACGTGTGGAGAGTGGGGTTCGAGGTCGGCGGCGACCTCGAGAGGGGCAGCGTGGAGGCGGCCATCCGGCGGCTTATGACGGGTGAGGACGGTGCCGAGATGAGGGCGAGGGCCggcgagctgaagaaggcggcgGTGGACTGCACCGGCGAGGACGGCTCGTCGCGCATGGCTATCGATAAGCTGGTCACACACATCATGTCGCTGTAA
- the LOC8080223 gene encoding DIMBOA UDP-glucosyltransferase BX8: protein MAPPPAPTMATVHGGRRRHVLLFPLPYQGHINPMFRLSGLLHARGFAVTVFHTQFNAPDPALHPDYRFVSVPNGSPTPVLVGIKDVVAQMMELGAACEAAFRDRLASVLEEYSRDAVACLVADSHLLPIIEVAARLSVPTLALRTGSAACCACFLAYPMLFDKGYLPVQESQRDMPVLELPPYRVRDLPIVGEDGGGQVRELISRATTAMKISSGLILNTFDALERRELEGLRRDLAVPVFDIGPLHKLSPAGGDSSLLLPDRSCLEWLDAWPPESVLYVSFGSVACMSPRDLVETAWGIAGSSVPFLWVVRPGMVSGSADHHHDHHLPEGFEAATHGRGMVVTWAPQEEVLGHRAVGGFWTHGGWNSTAESICEGVPMLCRPYFGDQMGNARYVEHVWRVGLEVGGDLERGSVEAAIRRLMTGDDGAEMRTRAGELKKAAAEGTVEGGSSCLAIDKLITHMLSL from the exons ATGGCGCCACCACCAGCGCCAACCATGGCCACCGTCCACGGTGGGCGCCGCCGCCACGTGCTCCTGTTCCCGCTCCCGTACCAGGGCCACATCAACCCCATGTTCCGGCTCTCCGGCCTCCTCCACGCCCGCGGCTTCGCCGTCACCGTCTTCCACACCCAGTTCAATGCCCCCGACCCGGCGCTCCACCCGGACTACCGCTTCGTCTCCGTCCCCAACGGCAGCCCCACACCCGTGCTCGTCGGCATCAAGGACGTCGTTGCTCAGATGATGGAGCTGGGCGCCGCGTGCGAGGCCGCCTTCCGGGACCGCCTCGCCTCTGTCCTGGAGGAGTACTCCAGGGACGCCGTCGCGTGCCTCGTCGCCGACTCACACCTGCTGCCGATTATAGAGGTGGCCGCCAGGCTCTCCGTGCCCACGCTGGCGCTCCGCACCGGCAGCGCCGCCTGCTGTGCGTGCTTCCTCGCGTACCCGATGCTCTTCGACAAAGGCTACCTCCCCGTGCAAG AGTCGCAGCGTGACATGCCGGTGCTGGAGCTGCCGCCGTACCGAGTGCGCGACCTGCCAATTGTCGGCGAGGATGGCGGCGGCCAGGTGCGCGAGCTTATCTCTCGCGCAACGACTGCCATGAAGATCTCCTCGGGCCTCATACTCAACACGTTCGACGCGCTGGAGCGCCGCGAGCTGGAGGGCCTGCGGCGGGACCTCGCCGTGCCGGTGTTCGACATCGGCCCGCTCCACAAGCTCTCCCCCGCCGGCGGCGACAGCAGCCTGCTGCTCCCGGACCGGAGCTGCCTCGAGTGGCTGGACGCGTGGCCGCCGGAGTCGGTGCTCTACGTGAGCTTCGGCAGCGTGGCCTGCATGAGCCCGCGGGACCTGGTGGAGACGGCGTGGGGCATCGCCGGCAGCAGCGTGCCGTTCCTCTGGGTGGTCCGGCCGGGCATGGTCAGCGGGTCCGCGGACCACCACCACGACCATCATCTCCCCGAAGGGTTCGAGGCCGCGACGCACGGGCGCGGGATGGTGGTGACGTGGGCGCCGCAAGAGGAGGTGCTTGGCCACCGCGCCGTGGGTGGGTTCTGGACGCACGGTGGGTGGAACTCGACGGCGGAGAGCATCTGCGAGGGGGTGCCGATGCTGTGCCGCCCCTACTTCGGCGACCAGATGGGAAACGCGAGGTACGTGGAGCATGTGTGGAGGGTGGGCCTCGAGGTGGGTGGCGACCTCGAGAGGGGCAGCGTTGAGGCGGCGATCCGCCGGCTAATGACTGGCGACGACGGCGCGGAGATGAGGACGAGAGCCGGTGAACTGAAGAAGGCGGCAGCCGAGGGCACCGTAGAGGGCGGGTCGTCGTGTCTTGCCATTGATAAGCTCATCACCCACATGCTGTCGCTGTAA
- the LOC8079707 gene encoding DIMBOA UDP-glucosyltransferase BX8: protein MTPPPAPTMAAHSNTSHGGRRRHVLLFPLPYQGHINPMFRLAGLLHARGFAITVFHTHFNAPDPARHPDYRFVPVPDGSPVPVAIKDVVAQILELGVAFEATFRDRLASVLEEYSRDAVACLVADTHLLPIFEVAARLSVPTLALRTGSAACCACFLAYPMLFEKGYLPVQESQRDRPVVELPPYRVRDLLVIGEDDGGLVRELLSRAVTAVKTSSGLILNTFDALERRELEGLRRDLAAVPVFDVGPLHKLSPAGGDSSLLLPDRSCLEWLDAWPPESVLYVSFGSVACMSPQDLVETAWGIAGSGVPFLWVVRPGMISGSADDHRLPEGFEASTRERGKVVAWAPQEEVLRHRAVGGFWTHCGWNSTVESVCEGVPMLCRPYFGDQMGNARYVEHVWRVGLEVGGNLALARGQVEAAIGRLMTDEEGDKMRVRAGELKKAAGECTGEGGSSRPAIDKLVTHMLAL, encoded by the exons ATGACGCCACCACCAGCGCCAACCATGGCCGCACATAGCAACACGTCCCACGGTGGGCGCCGCCGACACGTGCTTCTGTTCCCGCTCCCGTACCAGGGCCACATCAACCCCATGTTCCGGCTCGCCGGCCTCCTCCACGCCCGCGGCTTCGCCATCACCGTGTTCCACACCCACTTCAACGCCCCGGACCCGGCGCGCCACCCGGACTACCGCTTCGTCCCCGTCCCCGACGGCAGCCCCGTACCCGTCGCCATCAAGGACGTCGTCGCTCAGATCTTGGAGCTCGGTGTCGCGTTCGAGGCCACCTTCCGGGACCGCCTCGCCTCCGTCCTGGAGGAGTACTCCAGGGACGCCGTCGCGTGCCTCGTCGCCGACACACACCTGCTGCCGATTTTCGAGGTGGCCGCGAGGCTCTCCGTGCCCACGCTGGCGTTGCGCACCGGCAGCGCCGCCTGCTGTGCGTGCTTCCTCGCGTACCCGATGCTCTTCGAGAAAGGCTACCTCCCCGTGCAAG AGTCGCAGCGTGACAGGCCGGTGGTGGAGCTGCCGCCGTACCGAGTGCGCGACCTGCTAGTCATCGGCGAGGATGACGGTGGCCTGGTGCGCGAGCTTCTCTCCCGCGCCGTGACTGCCGTGAAGACCTCCTCGGGCCTCATCCTCAACACGTTCGACGCGCTGGAGCGCCGCGAGCTGGAGGGTCTCCGGCGGGACCTCGCGGCCGTACCGGTGTTCGACGTTGGCCCGCTCCACAAGCTCTCCCCCGCCGGCGGCGACAGCAGCCTGCTGCTCCCGGACCGGAGCTGCCTGGAGTGGCTGGACGCGTGGCCGCCGGAGTCTGTGCTCTACGTGAGCTTCGGCAGCGTGGCCTGCATGAGCCCGCAGGACCTGGTGGAGACGGCATGGGGCATCGCCGGCAGCGGCGTGCCGTTCCTCTGGGTGGTCCGGCCGGGCATGATCAGCGGGTCCGCGGACGACCACCGTCTCCCCGAAGGGTTCGAGGCCTCGACGCGCGAGCGCGGCAAGGTCGTGGCGTGGGCGCCGCAGGAGGAGGTGCTGCGCCACCGCGCCGTGGGCGGGTTCTGGACGCACTGCGGCTGGAACTCGACGGTGGAAAGCGTCTGCGAGGGGGTGCCGATGCTGTGCCGCCCCTACTTCGGCGACCAGATGGGGAACGCGAGGTACGTGGAGCACGTGTGGAGGGTGGGCCTCGAGGTGGGCGGCAACCTCGCCCTCGCGAGGGGCCAGGTCGAGGCGGCGATCGGCCGGCTCATGACCGACGAGGAAGGCGACAAGATGAGGGTGAGAGCCggcgagctgaagaaggcggcaGGGGAGTGCACGGGGGAGGGCGGGTCATCACGCCCTGCCATTGATAAGCTTGTCACGCACATGCTGGCATTGTAA
- the LOC8079706 gene encoding probable serine/threonine-protein kinase BSK3, with amino-acid sequence MGARCSKLSVCWWPPHFKSPMLENGAAEDDGSGVPVFAEYSLDELRAATDGFAPDRIVSEHGEKAPNVVYRGTLFSSGRTVAIKRFGRSAWPDSRQFLEEARAVGQLRSGRLANLIGCCCESGERLLVAEFMPHETLAKHLFHWETNPLSWAMRMRAALYVAQALDYCSSKGRALYHDLHAYRVVFDVDGNPRLSCFGLMKNSRDGKSYSTNLAFTPPEYLKTGRVSPESVVYSFGTVLLDLLSGKHIPPSHALDLIRGKNFLVLMDSCLEGHVSNSDGTDLMRLASRCLQYEARDRPNLKTVVSGLASLQRDASTPSHTLLGIQHDKKNPDLVSLSAIGKAFARADLNEVHEILLHDGYNEDDAANAELSLQSWNGDLSESFVVKRHADNAFKSKEFVTAIECYSRFLDSGAAVAPTMLGRRCFAYVVIGNPQEGLEDAKRAVVMASDWPMGYYLQAIALHNLGREAESQEALKIGTALEAARNSRARSV; translated from the exons ATGGGTGCTCGCTGCTCCAAGCTCTCCGTCTGCTGGTGGCCTCCCCACTTCAAATCGCCGATGCTCG agaatggcgccgccgagGATGACGGCAGCGGCGTGCCGGTGTTCGCCGAGTACAGCCTCGACGAGCTCCGGGCGGCCACCGACGGCTTCGCCCCCGACCGCATCGTGTCGGAGCACGGCGAGAAGGCGCCCAACGTGGTCTACCGCGGCACGCTCTTCAGCTCCGGCCGCACCGTTGCCATCAAGCGCTTCGGCCGCTCCGCCTGGCCGGACTCACGCCAGTTCCTG GAGGAGGCGAGGGCTGTTGGGCAGCTGCGCAGTGGCCGGCTGGCCAATCTGATCGGTTGCTGCTGCGAGAGCGGCGAGCGTCTCCTCGTTGCCGAGTTCATGCCTCACGAGACCTTGGCAAAGCATCTCTTCCACT GGGAGACAAATCCATTGAGTTGGGCAATGAGGATGAGGGCTGCGCTTTATGTGGCACAGGCGTTGGACTACTGCAGTAGCAAAGGGAGGGCACTCTATCATGATCTGCATGCATACAGGGTCGTCTTTGATGTG GATGGTAACCCAAGACTATCATGTTTTGGTCTGATGAAGAACAGCAGGGACGGGAAGAGTTATAGTACTAATTTGGCTTTCACACCTCCTGAGTATCTTAAGACAG GCAGAGTAAGTCCTGAGAGTGTGGTTTACAGTTTTGGGACTGTCTTGCTTGATCTCCTGAGTGGAAAGCACATTCCACCAAGTCAT GCACTTGACCTTATAAGAGGAAAGAACTTTCTAGTGCTGATGGATTCTTGCTTGGAAGGTCATGTATCCAACTCCGATGGAACTGACTTGATGCGATTAGCATCCCGTTGCTTGCAATATGAAGCACGTGACCGGCCAAATCTGAAAACTGTGGTATCTGGTCTCGCAAGTCTCCAGAGAGATGCTTCT ACTCCTTCACACACTTTGCTGGGGATCCAACATGATAAGAAAAACCCAGATCTAGTTTCCTTGTCTGCTATTGGGAAAGCTTTCGCCAGAGCAGACCTGAATGAGGTGCATGAAATACTGCTGCATGATGGTTATAATGAGGATGACGCAGCTAATGCTGAG CTATCTCTCCAGTCATGGAATGGTGATCTATCTGAGAGCTTTGTTGTTAAGAGGCATGCAGACAATGCCTTCAAGTCTAAGGAATTCGTGACTGCAATTGAGTGCTACTCAAGG TTCCTCGACTCAGGCGCAGCGGTGGCTCCAACCATGCTGGGGCGGAGATGCTTCGCATATGTGGTGATTGGCAACCCACAGGAAGGCCTTGAGGATGCAAAGAGAGCTGTGGTTATGGCATCCGACTGGCCGATGGGATACTACCTGCAGGCCATAGCACTTCATAACCTTGGAAGGGAGGCTGAAAGCCAAGAAGCACTGAAGATTGG